CGGTGACCTCATGAAGGGGAGGGATGTGGAAGACATTCTCCAGGCGTATTTTAATGCAGGGGCTGCGGCCATTTCTTATATCACAGCAGCAGATTTCGGTGGAAGTTTTGAAACTCTTCGCAAAATCTGCCATCTTTCAGAGTTACCAGTTTTGAGGAAGGACTTCATAAGGGATGCTGCAGAAATTGAAAGAAGTGCCGGGGCTGATGTTTCCGCTCTTCTGCTTGTAGCCAGACATCTGAAGGACAGAACAGATGAGATGGTAGATTTATGCTTTGAACATGGAATTGAGCCGGTTGTGGAGGTTCATCATCCTGAAGACCTGCCGTTTGCCAGGAATGCGGATGTGGTTCTGATAAACAACAGAGATATAGACAGAATGGAAACCGACAGTGGCGATGTTAGCGTAACTGCAAGAATCGCTCAGAGAATAAACTGCTTCAAGATAAGTGGAAGTGGGATAGGCAGTATAGAAGACCTGCTCTTTGTCTTGAACTACGCAGATGCGGCCCTCATTGGAACGGCTTTCATGATGGCAGATGACACTGAACGCTTTGTTAGAGCTTTTGTGGAGGCGAAACGATGATCGAGGTTGCTTTTAAAAAGTTGGATTTTGATTCCGCATACAATCTGGCAAGGGAGTTGCCGAATCTCAGTGAGGTGGAAATTGCAGCGATTCTCGGGGCAATTGAGGCGAAGGGTTATGATGGTGAGGCGATAGCTGGATTCGCAAGCGGGGTTGTTGAACACTCATCAGTTGATCTTGGAATAGTCGCAGACACCTGCGGGACGGGGGGCGATAGGGCAGAAACGATAAATGTCAGCACGGCTGTGGCAATCGCCCTCTCCACTCTGCATCCGGTTGCCAAGCATGGCAACAGGTCTGTGAGCTCTAAAAGCGGTTCTGCAGACGTTCTGGAAGCTATGGGGGTAAAAATTGAAATGGAACCAGATTTTGCAAGAAAAATGGTTGACGAGTCAGGATTTGCGTTTCTTTTTGCTCCCCTATACCACAAAGCCTTTTTGAGGGTGGCCTCGGTCAGAAAGAGACTCGGGATCAGAACAATTTTCAACGTAATCGGTCCACTGTCCAACCCCGCAAAACCTGCTTATCAGACTGTAGGTGTTTCAGGTGAAGATCTGATTGATCCGGTTGCAGAAGCAGTCGAACTGATGGAGAGAAGGGTTGTGGTTCTTCATGGATCCGGGATGGATGAAGTGAACCCATCTGGTGAGACGAAAGTTGCAATCGTTGACGGTGGCGTTGACAAACTAACCCTCACACCGGAGGACTTTGGGGTTGAAAGACAGAGAATAGTACGTTGCAAATCACCGGAGGAATCGGCTGAAAGAATCAGGAGCGTTTTTCAGGGTACCGGACTCGAAGAAGACAGGATTTTCATAGCGATAAACTTCTCCATCGCAATGTATTCACTTGGATTTGAGGATTTGAAAGAGAACGTGGAGATTTTTAACGAAAAGCTAGAGAGCGGAGACTTTGCCAGGAAACTGGAGGAGATAATATGCAGAAGCATGAATATGTAAGCCCGGTCAAACTTTATGCTGCTATCAGAGATGAGAGCTATCCCTTTATTCTTGAGTCTGCAGAAAAGAGCGGAAGAGCGAGGCATACGTACATCTCGTTCAATCCCCTCTACACTGTCGAGATTAACAGCAGGACCAGAGTTGACGGGCAGATAATATCGAAAATCTCCGACCCCTTCGATGCGCTGAAGGAAATACATGTCAGGGGATTTCTGGTCGGATATATCGCTTATGATGCTGTGAATAACTACATTGGTAGGGATATTCAGGATGCTTCAGTATTTGGCTGTTATGATTCCTACTTCGTTTATGATCACTATTTGCGTAAGCTCTTCAGCGTTAACGTTGAAAATGCAGACAAAATAGTCGAAAGGGCAAAGAGAACCGAGATCGAAAGGGGCGAAGCCGGATCAGAGATCGTGAAGGCGGGGGACAGGGATGAGTTTATAAGGATGGTGGAAAAGGGAAAGGAGCAGATTTTTGAGGGCGAGGTGTATCAGATAGTTCTTTCCAGAGAGTATGTTGTAAGTACCGACCTTGATCCATTCCAGATTTACCTGAATTTGAGAGAAACCAATCCGAGCCCCTATATGTTTCTGCTGGAGTTCAAAAAATCCCTCATTGGTTCGAGTCCGGAAACTATGGGGAGGGTTGAGGGCAGAACTTTCATCATCAATCCGATTGCCGGTACAGCAAGAAGAGTTGAAGGGAGGGAGAAGGAGATTGCAAAAAAGCTTCTCAGCGACGAGAAGGAGAGGGCAGAACACGTCATGCTTGTTGATCTCGCAAGAAACGACGTTAGAAAAGTGTGCAGGCCGGGAAGTGTTAGGGTTTCGAAGTTCATGGAGGTTGTGAGCTATCCGAGCGTACTCCACATCGAAAGTGAGGTTGTGGGCGAGCTTAAGGCCGGACTGTCACATTTTGATGCGATGAAGGCTGCCTTTCCCGCCGGAACTGTAACGGGAGCACCGAAACTGCGGGCAATAGAGCTGATTGATGAGATTGAAAGGGACAGAAGGGGGGTTTATGCAGGAGCTGTGGGCTACTTTTCCGAAAACGTGTCCGATCTGGCCATTGCGATAAGAATGGTGGAATACGACAGGAAGTGCAGGGTTAGAGCAGGGGCCGGGATAGTTGCGGATTCCATACCGGAAAGTGAGTTCATGGAGACTGAAAACAAGATTGCAAGAGTTCTGAAGGCGGTGGGATTATGATAGTGATTGTTGACTGCAAGGACTCTTTTGTCTACAATTTGGTGGAGTACGTATCCCTTTTTGACAGAGTTAGGGTGGTTGACAGGGATAATGCAAGAAATATTGAGAAGATGAATTTTGACGGCATCATCATTTCTCCCGGTCCGGGCAAGCCTGACAGGAGTCTTGAATTCATTTTTGACTACAACGTGCCGATTCTCGGAGTCTGCCTGGGCCATCAGATGATAGCGGAGATTTTTGGTGGTGAGGTTGGGAAAGTAAAGCCAGTTCATGGAAAGACCTCCGTGGTTAGACACAATTCGGAAGGCATCTTCAAGGGTGTGAGAAACCCGATGAGAGCTGGCAGATATCACTCCCTCGCCGTCATAAAACCTCCTGACGGATTTGAGGTTACGGCGGTGAGCGAGGATGGGGTGATTATGGGGTTGAGGAGGGGCAGCATATATGGAATCCAGTTTCATCCCGAAAGCGTGCTGACTGAGGACGGGTTGAGGATAGTCAGAAATTTCGTGGGGATGTGTCATGATCGTTAAAATTTGTGGGGTCAGAAGTATTGAGGAGCTTGAGGTTGTGGAAAGGTATGCGGATGTAACTGGAGTCGTGGTTAGGAGTAACTCTAAGAGGTGTGTTGACCTTAAAAAGGCGAGAGAAATAATATCGTCTGCCTCAATTCCTGTTTTTGCAGTATCCACAGCTTCCAGCCTTGAAGAGTGGATGGAGGTGGTATCCAAGTTGGAGTGCGGGCTGGTTCAGGTTCACTCTCCCATGCTCGTTGAGGATTTTGAGAGGTTGAAGGAGCACGTTAGGGTTATGAAGGCGTTTATCGTTGGTGACAGCCCTGGTAGGGTGATTCAGGAGATAGAATCGTATTCTCCCCATTTCATTCTCCTCGACTCCGGATGCGGGAGTGGTGTGGTCCACGACTGGAGCGTGAGCAGAGAGGTAGCAAAGAGATACGGAGTTTTCCTGGCCGGAGGGCTAAATCCCGGAAATGTTGAGGAGGCAATAAGGGAAGTGAACCCTATTGGTGTTGATGTGTCGTCTGGTGTCGAGGAGAATGGTGTAAAATCCGAAATTCTCGTTAGAGAGTTTGTTAGGAGGGCAAAAAATGAAGTTTGGTGAGTTCGGTGGTAGATACGTACCTGAAGTCCTGGTTCCTCCACTTGAAGAACTCGAAAAGGCTTACAGTGAGCTTAAGAATGACGATGGGTTCAGAAATGAGCTTGAGTACTATCTCAAGAACTATGCAGGAAGACCCACTCCCCTGTATTTTGCAGCCAATCTTAGCAGAGAGGTTGGAGCAAGAATTTACCTGAAAAGAGAGGATCTGCTTCATGGTGGAGCACACAAGATTAACAATACAATTGGTCAGGCTCTACTTGCGAAGTTTATGGGGAAAACCAGGGTAATAGCTGAGACAGGGGCAGGGCAGCACGGGGTTGCAACGGCAATGGCTGCTGCACTGCTCGGTCTTGATGCTGAGATTTACATGGGTGCAGAGGATTACGAGAGGCAGAAGATGAATGTGTTCAGGATGCGGCTGCTGGGGGCGAAGGTAACTGCTGTTGAGAGCGGTAGCAGGACTCTGAAGGATGCCATAAACGAGGCTTTGAGAGACTGGGTTGAGAGTTTTGAGAACACTCATTACCTGATTGGCTCAGTAGTTGGACCGCATCCCTTTCCCACGATCGTCAGGGACTTCCAGTCCGTGATAGGTGTTGAAACAAAAAAACAGGTGATTGAGGCGGAGAGCAGGCTGCCGGATGCGATTGTCGCATGTGTTGGCGGTGGCAGCAATGCAATGGGAATCTTCCATCCCTTTTTGAGTGATGGGGATGTAAGACTGATAGGCGTGGAAGCTGCCGGTGAGGGCATAGAGACGGGCAGACATTCAGCCTCCCTGAGTGCGGGAAGCAAGGGCGTGCTGCACGGAATGCTGTCCTACTTTTTGCAGGATGAGAGGGGGATGATGCTCGACACGCACAGCATTTCTGCCGGGTTGGATTATCCGGGAGTGGGACCTGAGCATGCATATCTCAAGAAGATTGGCAGGTGTGAGTACGTTGCTGTGAAAGACGACGAGGCGTTGAAGGCCTTCATGATGCTTTCGAAACTCGAGGGGATAATCCCAGCTCTCGAATCTGCGCACGCAATTGCCTACGCAATAAAGATGGCCTCAGAAATGAGCAGGGATGACGTTATAGTGGTCAATCTTTCAGGGAGAGGGGACAAGGATATGGGAATCGTGATGGAGAGGATAGCATGATCAGCAAATCTCTGGTTGTTTTCTTCACCGCAAGCTATCCCACGCCGGAAATGACGGTGGAGTTCATGCTCTGCTCGGCTGAGGCTGGAGCTGACGTCATAGAGCTCGGAATTCCCTTCAGCGATCCGGTTGCTGATGGTAAGACGATTCAGGAGTCCTATATCAGGGCGCTCAGAAATTTTAGGGTTGAGCAGGTTTTTGAGATAGTCAGAGGCTTCAGGAAGGAGTGTGAAAAGCCAGTGGTGATAATGAGCTACTATAACCCGATTTACAGAAAAGGTGTTGGAGAATTCGTGGAGACGGCTTTCGAGAGCGGTGCTGATGCCATGCTAGTCGTCGATCTGCCCTACGACGAGGCTGAGGAGTTCATAGAGATTTGCAGTAAAGTGGGAATGGGAAACGTGTTTCTTGCCGCACCCAACACTCCAGAAGATAGACTCAGGGCAATGGATGAGCTTTCGACATTCATATATCTGGTCTCAACATATGGTGTCACAGGAGAGAGGGATGAGATATCTCCTCTCGCCTTTAAAGCTTTGAAGAGGGTCAAGTCAATCTGCAGAAGTCCAGTAGCGGTTGGTTTCGGCGTTTCAAGGCCGGAGCACGTAAGACAGCTCACGGATGCTGGAGCTGATGGAGTTGTCGTTGGAAGTGCCTTCGTAAGGCTGATAAACGAAAAGGGTGGGGATGCAGTTGAAGACATCAGAAATCTAACGGAGAGGTTGAGGAGTGGTTTGGGGTAAACACCTTTAATTTTTTACCTTCTCCGGAATTGTTTCGTGGGATTTATTCGGGATTTCGTCACCGGTCTTTTCTGGTGGAAAAAGGTTTAAATAAAAAGTGGATTTAATCTTAGCGGAGAGGTGATATAAATGAGATTCTTCATCATCGGCTTCGGACAGGCAGGAGGCAAGATACTCGACCTGTTTATTGAAAATGAAAAGAGGAGAGGCTCAAACATCAGGATGAGATGGTTAGCTGTAAACTCAGCAAGGACTGATCTGATGGGGTTGAAACATGTTCCCGTTCAGGATCGCATTCTCATCGGCCAAACAATTGTTAAAGGACATGGTGTTGGTACTGACAACAAGCTGGGTGCCAGGGTGGCTCAGGAGGACATAGAAAATATCCTCAATGCTATAGATGAAAGGGGTACCCATGATATGGATGCTTTTCTGATAATTGCAGGGCTTGGTGGTGGTACGGGAAGTGGAGGAGCACCTGTTTTGGCCAAATATCTTTCTGAAATGTATTCTGAGCCCGTGTACGCAGTAGGAATTCTTCCAGCACCAGAAGAGGGTAAGCTCTACTCATTAAATGCTGCGCGCAGCATGATATCAATTTTAAAGTATGTTGACAACCTGATTCTCGTTGACAACGGTGCCTGGAAGTTTGAGGGAACAAGCCTGAGAGAGTCCTTTGCGAAGATAAATGAGGAAATAGTGAGGAGACTTGCAATTCTGGCCAGGGCCGGTGAACCCATAGAGGAGGACATTGTTGGAGAGATGGTTGTTGACAGCAGTGAAGTCGTCAACACCCTGAGAGGTGGGGGAATCTCGTCAATCGGCTATGCCACCACTCTTGCTCAGGTTGCCGAGAAAAAGAAAAAAGGATTTAGACTCTTTGGACGAAAAGAAGAGGAAGAAATTGAGGCGCTGGAAAACGACAAGCCCATGAAAATTGCGACACTGGTCAGAAGGGCAGCACTTGGAAGATTGACGATTCCGTGCAATATAAGGAGTGCGGAAAGGGCACTGGTCCTCGTTGCAGGTCCACCCGAGCATCTGGACAGAAAAGGGCTCGAGAAAGCCAAGATATGGCTTGAAGAGCAGATAGCCGGAGTTGAGGTCAGGGCGGGAGACTATCCGACCAGAAAAACAAAGTACGTGGCGGCACTCGTGGTTCTTGCGAATGTAACTGACATACCAAGAGTGAAGGAATTGCAGAGACTCGCCGCAGAAGCCAAGGAAGAGGCTGAAGAAGCTGAGAGAATGAGAATGACCAAAACACTGGAACTGTTTGATGAAGACATCGAGCCACTGATCTGATGAGGTTCATAGTAGCCCTAACCGGAGCTTCCGGACAGGTACTCGGGATCAGACTGATAGAGACTCTTGTGGATGCCGGAGCGGAGGTGTACGCAGTTGCATCCAGAGCAGCAAAGCTGACTATCAGGGCAGAGACTGAATACGATGAAAATTATGTGAGGGAGATTGCGACGAAGTACTATGATGAGGATGAAATTGCAGCCCCCTTTGCAAGCGGAAGCTTCAGGCATGATGGAATGGCAATTGTACCCTGCAGCATTAAAACGGCATCCTCAATTGCTCATGGTATAACGGACAACCTGATAACAAGAGCTGCGGATGTAACGCTGAAGGAGAGGAGAAGACTCGTCGTTGCGGTAAGAGAGGCCCCTCTGCATACAGGACATCTGAGAACGCTTACTAAACTCTCCGAAATTGGCGCGATCGTCTTTCCACCCGTAATGTCTTTCTACACGAATCCAAGATCGATAGAGGATATGATTCGGCACACCGTTTCCAGAATTGCTGAGCTGCTCGGGATTGAGGTTGAGTACAGAAGATGGGGATAAAAGGCAAACTTTTTCTTTTTTGAAAGTTTATCCGCCTTATGGCAGTAATTGTGGGAGCAACAAGGACACCAGTTGGGAGGTTTGGCGGCAGTCTTAAGGACGTAAAGGCATACGAGCTCGGGGCGATTGCGATAAAGGGTTTGATGAAAAAACTGGAAATAGCACCCAGGCCAACTCAAGATTCGGTGGAATTCTATCCCGAAAAACTACCCAGGGGGAGAATTGAACTGGAAAATGCCTATGACTTTGATGGTGTTGAGGTTGAAGTTGACGAGGTTGTGATGGGGAATGTCCTGCAGGCAGGCCAGGGACAGAACCCGGCAAGACAGGCTTCAATTCTGGCAGGCATACCGAAGGAAGTTCCGGCATTCACCGTCAACAAGGTATGTGCAAGTGGTCTCAAGGCAATCGCACTGGCTTACCATGCCATAAAAAGCGGAGATGCAAAAGCCATCATTGCTGGGGGGATGGAAAGTATGAGCAACACTCCCTACGCTTTGCCCAAGGCGAGATGGGGGTACAGAATGTCTGTAACTGCATATGACGAGCTTGTCGACCTCATGGTATATGACGGGCTGTGGGAGAAGTTCTATGGCTACCATATGGGTATGACTGCGGAGAACATAGTGGAGAGATACGGAATTAGCAGAGAGGAGCAGGATAGGCTGGCTTATGAAAGTCACATGAGAGCTGTGAAAGCAATAGATGACGGCAAGTTCGCGCAGGAAATCGTACCGGTGGAGGTTAAGCAGAAGAAGGGGACGGTTGTGGTTGATACGGACGAGCATCCTCGAAGGGACACAAGTCTGGAGAAACTAGCGAAGTTGCCTCCAGTGTTCAAGAAGGATGGAACGGTTACAGCGGGCAATGCAAGCGGGGTCAATGATGGGGCGGCAGCCGTCCTCGTAATGGATGAAAAGGCTGCGAGGGATTATGGTCTGGAGGCAAGGGTCAGGATTGTTTCAGTTGCGTCAGCAGGAATCGATCCTGCCTACATGGGTCTTGGACCGATTCCGGCGATACGGAAGGCATTGAAGAAGGCCGGATTGGAGATTAAAGATATTGGCCTGATCGAGCTCAATGAAGCGTTCGCAGCTCAGGCTCTGGCATGCATCAAGGAGCTCGGGCTGGACATGGAGAAAGTCAACGTGAATGGAAGCGGAATATCACTCGGACACCCGATAGGCTGCACCGGTGCAAGGATTACGACAACCCTGATTTATGAAATGGAGAGGAGAGGGGTTGATTACGGACTTGCATCCCTCTGCATTGGCGGAGGGCAGGGAATGGCGATGGTTGTGGAGAGAGTTTAATTTTTAATTTCGGGTTAGCATTTCGGTCAACTGTCTGATCTTTTACACCATTTTTATCTTTGTATAGGGTAAGTGAAAAAACTGAGATGGGGAGTGGGGCCGGTGGGATTTGAACCCACGACTGGCGGGTCTCTTCGGGTCAGAGCTCCAACGGGTCATCACCGCTCAGCAGACCCGTCAATCATCACGCCGCTGGAGCCCGCCGCGCTTCCTGGCTACGCCACGACCCCTTGTTTTCATTTAAATTTCAGGTGTATTAAAATTTTTGGATGCGCCAAACTAAATTATATTTATAAATAATTTAATTTATGTAGTCTGCAGCAAAACAGGAGAAAATTTAATATAACTCCCATCGTTCTCTTCTCCACAAAAAATAAAAGGAGGTCGAGAAAAATGGCAGAGAATTCGGTGTTTGTTGGAAACAAGCCTGTGATGAATTACGTGCTGGCGGTGTTGACGCAGTTCAACAGCGGTGCGACGGAGGTTTCGATTAAGGCGAGAGGTAGGGCTATCAGCAGGGCAGTGGATGTAGCAGAGATTGTCAGAAAGCGCTTCCTGCCGGATGTGGAGGTTAGGGACATTCAGATCTCAACCGAGCAGATCGATAGTGAGCAGGGGCCTGCAAACGTTTCTGCAATCGAAATAATACTTGCCAAGAAATAACCTTTTTTTTCATGTTTGAAATTTTTGCGCGGGGCCACGAAAACATCCGCGCCACCCACAGAACGACTTTTGAAATCACCAGAGATCGCAATCTTTCACCTAGAGGCGATTGCATAATAGCCGTAAATGCAGATAGCAGTGTGGCAGATATCCCCGACGGGCTGAGAGACCTGCTGAAAAGGGGTCTTAAATTTCAAATTGAGATTTCACTGCCAGATTATGGTCTTTATGAAATTGTCGAGGGCTACGGCGATGAGAGACTTCTCCTTACACATCCGACAGACATTGTGGTGAGAAAAAGCAGCTATATATGCCCCAGAACTCTGCTGATCTCGGCAAACAAGGCTGCAAGGGATTTGAACAGGGAAATTGTGGAGCTTTTAAAGGATAAAAAAACAGAGGTTGTCTTCAGACTTCAACCCTTGAGGGTTTCGGCAGAGCAAGGCTGAAGGTTACGTAAACCAGCAGTGAAACCACGAGACCGGGAACAACCGGGTATATCCAGAAGGTTTTGTAGAGGTACACATACCACAGAACACATGTAATCACTGCAGCGATCATCGATGCTGAGGATGCAAGAGGATTTGGTCTCTCGAAGTACAGGGATGCCATGAGCGGAACCAGAAATGCGGATGTTATTACAGAAAAGCTCACACCAACTATTTCGACGATCTGTCCCATTGGTTTTACTGCAAACACAACAGGGAGCAGAGCAAACAGGAAAACCGACGCTCTTGTCAGATTCAGAGTTAGGTTCTCCGGCATTCTTTTGATGTTCTGAAGGAGATCTCTGACGAATGCAGTTGCAACCACATGGACAAGGGAGTTTATTGTTGACATTGCGGCCGCCACAATTGCTGTCAGCAGCAGAGCGTTGATTCCAACAGGAAAGAGCTTCATGGCTATGAACGGAACAACCAGATCAGTGTCCTTCAGAAACGGGGTTATATCAGACGTATACTTTGGAATGACCAGCCATCCAAACGGACCAATGCTGAAAACACAGATGGCGAAGATCCCGATAATCAGGGGAGTGAGAATCATGCCGTGGGCAATAACCCTCTCATCTCTGGCTGCAATGAACCTGACGACGAGCTGAGGGCTGGCAAGCTGCGCCACACTTATTGCGAACGTCAGACTGAGTATGAATGGAATCACCATTCCGGACTTCATGATGGGTGGTGGTGCAACTCTGCCAAACTCAAACAGAGCCTCTCCGCTCATTCCACCAAA
This portion of the Archaeoglobus neptunius genome encodes:
- a CDS encoding indole-3-glycerol-phosphate synthase — encoded protein: MGTYLKSGFINSLKSVVSSGRNAVIAEIKPYSPIHGDLMKGRDVEDILQAYFNAGAAAISYITAADFGGSFETLRKICHLSELPVLRKDFIRDAAEIERSAGADVSALLLVARHLKDRTDEMVDLCFEHGIEPVVEVHHPEDLPFARNADVVLINNRDIDRMETDSGDVSVTARIAQRINCFKISGSGIGSIEDLLFVLNYADAALIGTAFMMADDTERFVRAFVEAKR
- the trpD gene encoding anthranilate phosphoribosyltransferase; this translates as MIEVAFKKLDFDSAYNLARELPNLSEVEIAAILGAIEAKGYDGEAIAGFASGVVEHSSVDLGIVADTCGTGGDRAETINVSTAVAIALSTLHPVAKHGNRSVSSKSGSADVLEAMGVKIEMEPDFARKMVDESGFAFLFAPLYHKAFLRVASVRKRLGIRTIFNVIGPLSNPAKPAYQTVGVSGEDLIDPVAEAVELMERRVVVLHGSGMDEVNPSGETKVAIVDGGVDKLTLTPEDFGVERQRIVRCKSPEESAERIRSVFQGTGLEEDRIFIAINFSIAMYSLGFEDLKENVEIFNEKLESGDFARKLEEIICRSMNM
- a CDS encoding anthranilate synthase component I, with amino-acid sequence MQKHEYVSPVKLYAAIRDESYPFILESAEKSGRARHTYISFNPLYTVEINSRTRVDGQIISKISDPFDALKEIHVRGFLVGYIAYDAVNNYIGRDIQDASVFGCYDSYFVYDHYLRKLFSVNVENADKIVERAKRTEIERGEAGSEIVKAGDRDEFIRMVEKGKEQIFEGEVYQIVLSREYVVSTDLDPFQIYLNLRETNPSPYMFLLEFKKSLIGSSPETMGRVEGRTFIINPIAGTARRVEGREKEIAKKLLSDEKERAEHVMLVDLARNDVRKVCRPGSVRVSKFMEVVSYPSVLHIESEVVGELKAGLSHFDAMKAAFPAGTVTGAPKLRAIELIDEIERDRRGVYAGAVGYFSENVSDLAIAIRMVEYDRKCRVRAGAGIVADSIPESEFMETENKIARVLKAVGL
- a CDS encoding anthranilate synthase component II — translated: MIVIVDCKDSFVYNLVEYVSLFDRVRVVDRDNARNIEKMNFDGIIISPGPGKPDRSLEFIFDYNVPILGVCLGHQMIAEIFGGEVGKVKPVHGKTSVVRHNSEGIFKGVRNPMRAGRYHSLAVIKPPDGFEVTAVSEDGVIMGLRRGSIYGIQFHPESVLTEDGLRIVRNFVGMCHDR
- a CDS encoding phosphoribosylanthranilate isomerase, which produces MIVKICGVRSIEELEVVERYADVTGVVVRSNSKRCVDLKKAREIISSASIPVFAVSTASSLEEWMEVVSKLECGLVQVHSPMLVEDFERLKEHVRVMKAFIVGDSPGRVIQEIESYSPHFILLDSGCGSGVVHDWSVSREVAKRYGVFLAGGLNPGNVEEAIREVNPIGVDVSSGVEENGVKSEILVREFVRRAKNEVW
- the trpB gene encoding tryptophan synthase subunit beta; amino-acid sequence: MKFGEFGGRYVPEVLVPPLEELEKAYSELKNDDGFRNELEYYLKNYAGRPTPLYFAANLSREVGARIYLKREDLLHGGAHKINNTIGQALLAKFMGKTRVIAETGAGQHGVATAMAAALLGLDAEIYMGAEDYERQKMNVFRMRLLGAKVTAVESGSRTLKDAINEALRDWVESFENTHYLIGSVVGPHPFPTIVRDFQSVIGVETKKQVIEAESRLPDAIVACVGGGSNAMGIFHPFLSDGDVRLIGVEAAGEGIETGRHSASLSAGSKGVLHGMLSYFLQDERGMMLDTHSISAGLDYPGVGPEHAYLKKIGRCEYVAVKDDEALKAFMMLSKLEGIIPALESAHAIAYAIKMASEMSRDDVIVVNLSGRGDKDMGIVMERIA
- the trpA gene encoding tryptophan synthase subunit alpha, with the translated sequence MISKSLVVFFTASYPTPEMTVEFMLCSAEAGADVIELGIPFSDPVADGKTIQESYIRALRNFRVEQVFEIVRGFRKECEKPVVIMSYYNPIYRKGVGEFVETAFESGADAMLVVDLPYDEAEEFIEICSKVGMGNVFLAAPNTPEDRLRAMDELSTFIYLVSTYGVTGERDEISPLAFKALKRVKSICRSPVAVGFGVSRPEHVRQLTDAGADGVVVGSAFVRLINEKGGDAVEDIRNLTERLRSGLG
- a CDS encoding tubulin/FtsZ family protein → MRFFIIGFGQAGGKILDLFIENEKRRGSNIRMRWLAVNSARTDLMGLKHVPVQDRILIGQTIVKGHGVGTDNKLGARVAQEDIENILNAIDERGTHDMDAFLIIAGLGGGTGSGGAPVLAKYLSEMYSEPVYAVGILPAPEEGKLYSLNAARSMISILKYVDNLILVDNGAWKFEGTSLRESFAKINEEIVRRLAILARAGEPIEEDIVGEMVVDSSEVVNTLRGGGISSIGYATTLAQVAEKKKKGFRLFGRKEEEEIEALENDKPMKIATLVRRAALGRLTIPCNIRSAERALVLVAGPPEHLDRKGLEKAKIWLEEQIAGVEVRAGDYPTRKTKYVAALVVLANVTDIPRVKELQRLAAEAKEEAEEAERMRMTKTLELFDEDIEPLI
- a CDS encoding UbiX family flavin prenyltransferase, giving the protein MRFIVALTGASGQVLGIRLIETLVDAGAEVYAVASRAAKLTIRAETEYDENYVREIATKYYDEDEIAAPFASGSFRHDGMAIVPCSIKTASSIAHGITDNLITRAADVTLKERRRLVVAVREAPLHTGHLRTLTKLSEIGAIVFPPVMSFYTNPRSIEDMIRHTVSRIAELLGIEVEYRRWG
- a CDS encoding thiolase family protein, whose translation is MAVIVGATRTPVGRFGGSLKDVKAYELGAIAIKGLMKKLEIAPRPTQDSVEFYPEKLPRGRIELENAYDFDGVEVEVDEVVMGNVLQAGQGQNPARQASILAGIPKEVPAFTVNKVCASGLKAIALAYHAIKSGDAKAIIAGGMESMSNTPYALPKARWGYRMSVTAYDELVDLMVYDGLWEKFYGYHMGMTAENIVERYGISREEQDRLAYESHMRAVKAIDDGKFAQEIVPVEVKQKKGTVVVDTDEHPRRDTSLEKLAKLPPVFKKDGTVTAGNASGVNDGAAAVLVMDEKAARDYGLEARVRIVSVASAGIDPAYMGLGPIPAIRKALKKAGLEIKDIGLIELNEAFAAQALACIKELGLDMEKVNVNGSGISLGHPIGCTGARITTTLIYEMERRGVDYGLASLCIGGGQGMAMVVERV
- the albA gene encoding DNA-binding protein Alba — encoded protein: MAENSVFVGNKPVMNYVLAVLTQFNSGATEVSIKARGRAISRAVDVAEIVRKRFLPDVEVRDIQISTEQIDSEQGPANVSAIEIILAKK
- a CDS encoding DUF371 domain-containing protein, with the protein product MFEIFARGHENIRATHRTTFEITRDRNLSPRGDCIIAVNADSSVADIPDGLRDLLKRGLKFQIEISLPDYGLYEIVEGYGDERLLLTHPTDIVVRKSSYICPRTLLISANKAARDLNREIVELLKDKKTEVVFRLQPLRVSAEQG
- a CDS encoding sodium:solute symporter family transporter, with protein sequence MIVETVLAVYLVAVLLVGIYEYRRTKGIVDYYLAGKRLGTLIVSFSFFATYFSTAAFLGGGGAGFIMGFQWSAFLTFFHILFAILAWMFIATPMKRIADKHGALTIPELFRIKLGSLSQIIAAVIIIVFFEFYMVSIYKGAGNLFQVMLSIDYTTGLLITALVVTIYTAIGGFRAVVMTDLIQGIIVLVGGVALFATLIYTLGGIDAAIQALSNTKIFGGMSGEALFEFGRVAPPPIMKSGMVIPFILSLTFAISVAQLASPQLVVRFIAARDERVIAHGMILTPLIIGIFAICVFSIGPFGWLVIPKYTSDITPFLKDTDLVVPFIAMKLFPVGINALLLTAIVAAAMSTINSLVHVVATAFVRDLLQNIKRMPENLTLNLTRASVFLFALLPVVFAVKPMGQIVEIVGVSFSVITSAFLVPLMASLYFERPNPLASSASMIAAVITCVLWYVYLYKTFWIYPVVPGLVVSLLVYVTFSLALPKPSRVEV